In Mastacembelus armatus chromosome 4, fMasArm1.2, whole genome shotgun sequence, the following are encoded in one genomic region:
- the ccdc17 gene encoding coiled-coil domain-containing protein 17 has translation MEKGLICGDCNMVFHSTSLLEKHKALFCIGSEIGSEIGSIRVQRHTSETVMRNNAGGMDPKQMRTPDLVQIRNQPRNIGRWRSVDAEPKSGRTEDKPMASQTNSALQILTDEFHKLRMSIEQNLPNWSKGITDTEVNRHKLGHSEKLKHMREMAAVHEHQLALIHAHNQQLEQQRDELAHQVSVLSEQSSTTHLEILLMELREQEQRNEETLQHLAEHLQTLHEQQVSAPANETGPHKNEKIYHHNLELISVDGPLSTQIRALRQAYMQSGGSDPSIVAQMIDLQAEAQSLEKNQPTATTKAKKKKIKSPRRSLSWELLAVEQENQRLEEEILRIQLARGRHHDYEAALTAELELIQMDTLQQITGLQAEMEKSKEAQKPRRPHPLPPHPFPRQAKSHIHAPLSLLPLRASPSPLGRCMMDPVDSLGPAPYDPVAGFVVFFDLVTGVDVSQKALRLVAALYSDSHEVGTLTPTSPVQCLTGASPPYLHSLENYALLSVKLPVLRTHPSPSLCLVVEVQAVGDLHVSNLEDFKLVSCGWTQLELFDEYNQLRSGYWKMPVRSLPIRPTLSLVQLNTIPQVGNMEVCIRLVNGRDGDAQSLAKPDPTCTRLYKYPAVGIVPSVNTGVLSSYVNVVLPGLVREPTGVDRLSLLLPFIEPKGRPPPSDEASQK, from the exons ATGGAGAAGGGGTTAATCTGTGGAGACTGTAACATGGTGTTTCACTCCACCAGCCTGCTCGAGAAACATAAAGCACTGTTCTGCATTGGGAGTGAGATTGGGAGCGAGATTGGGAGCATTCGGGTGCAAAGACACACCTCTGAAACTGTCATGAGAAACAATGCTGGAGGCATGGACCCTAAACAAATGAGAACCCCTGATCTTGTTCAG ATAAGAAATCAGCCAAGGAACATCGGCAGGTGGAGGAGTGTTGACGCTGAGCCAAAGTCAGGAAGAACAGAAGACAAACCAATGGCCAGTCAGACAAACAGTGCTCTGCAAATTCTCACCGATGAG tttcacaagtTGAGGATGTCCATTGAACAAAATCTGCCAAACTGGTCAAAGGGAATCACAGATACAGAG GTGAACAGGCATAAGCTGGGTCACAGTGAGAAACTGAAGCATATGAGGGAAATGGCAGCAGTCCATGAGCACCAACTGGCCCTGATACATGCTCACAACCAGCAGCTGGAGCAACAAAGAGATG agttGGCCCATCAGGTAAGTGTCCTGTCTGAGCAGAGCAGCACAACTCACCTGGAGATTCTGCTGATGGAGCTCAGAGAGCAGGAGCAGAGAAATGAGGAAACACTGCAACACCTTGCGGAACATCTCCAGACATTACA cgAGCAACAGGTCTCTGCACCTGCCAATGAGACAGGTCCACACAAGAATGAAAAGATCTATCATCACAATTTGGAGCTCATTTCTGTAGATGGCCCTCTTTCTACACAAATTAG AGCCCTGCGACAGGCATACATGCAGTCAGGTGGGTCAGATCCATCTATTGTGGCACAGATGATTGACCTGCAGGCAGAAGCCCAAAGTCTGGAGAAGAATCAACCAACAGCCACCACCAAGGCCAAGAAGAAGA AGATAAAGTCTCCTCGGAGGAGTCTGAGCTGGGAGCTGCTGGCTGTGGAGCAGGAGAACCAGAGACTGGAAGAGGAGATCCTCAGGATCCAGCTGGCCAGGGGCAGACACCATGACTATGAAG CAGCGTTGACAGCTGAGCTTGAGCTGATTCAAATGGATACCCTGCAGCAGATTACTGGTCTacaggcagagatggagaaaagcAAAGAAGCTCAGAAGCCCCGCAGACCTCATCCTCTACCTCCCCATCCATTCCCACGCCAGGCCAAGTCTCACATACATGCACCTCTGTCGCTG CTCCCATTGAGGGCCTCCCCTTCTCCATTAGGAAGATGCATGATGGACCCCGTGGACTCTCTGGGCCCAGCCCCATATGATCCTGT AGCTGGATTTGTAGTTTTCTTTGACCTGGTGACTGGAGTTGATGTCTCTCAGAAGGCGTTGCGTCTGGTGGCAGCTCTTTACTCAGACAGTCATGAAGTGGGAACGCTGACTCCGACGTCCCCTGTCCAATGTCTGACAGGAGCGTCCCCGCCTTATCTCCACAGCCTGGAAAACTATGCACTTTTGTCTGTCAAACTGCCTGTACTCAG GACCCATCCATCACCCTCCCTCTGCCTGGTGGTTGAGGTGCAGGCAGTAGGAGATCTGCATGTTTCTAACCTGGAGGACTTCAAACTGGTGTCCTGTGGCTGGACACAACTGGAACTATTCGATGAGTATAACCAG CTCCGTAGTGGCTACTGGAAGATGCCAGTGCGCAGTCTGCCTATTAGACCCACCTTAAGCCTTGTCCAGCTCAACACAATACCTCAG GTTGGCAACATGGAGGTGTGCATACGTTTGGTCAACGGTCGAGATGGGGATGCGCAGTCTTTGGCGAAGCCTGATCCCACCTGCACCAGGCTCTACAAATATCCAGCTGTG GGCATTGTACCTTCTGTCAACACAGGTGTCCTCTCTTCGTATGTAAATGTAGTTCTGCCAGGTTTGGTGCGAGAGCCCACAGGTGTAGATCGTCTTTCCTTGCTGCTGCCTTTCATTGAGCCAAAGGGACGGCCTCCACCCTCAGATGAAGCCAGTCAGAAATaa
- the nasp gene encoding nuclear autoantigenic sperm protein isoform X2 has translation MPEETPTASSSESVEEKPCSSAAVADSSVDVMEEAKKLIGTGNRHLVMGDVVSAVSVFQDACGMLAAKYGDTAEECGEAFFLCGKSLLELARMENSVLGNALEGIPEESEEEEQPDNSNIESANNLDEKARDELRKQVYEAMAAEQKTEPVGSHIKAEDPMSIADMKKENGVKSQGEAVTGSENPSDSIVNLEEGNSGQEADVNGAELSPAALVNIKVESPASSSEKETVREEKMEDTKEQNGDVTEAKPEEGKDEQSEPEAEQDKEESEGNDDDDDEEDEDDEDEEKNGQDKEEDEVGNLQLAWEMLEVAKVIYTRKESKDGQLMAAQAYLKLGEVSAESGNYPQALEDFQECLALQLKHLPSHSRLLAETHYHVATTLCYMDQYSQAIQHYNSSIKVIETRLAMLQEVIDAAEEADAASEEKNEMEELKQLLPEIREKVEDAKESQRTASAASQAIQQTLGGASTSSAFLCENGGPSSSSAFATATQIPVKSSDSASSSKAVSDISHLVRKKRKPEEESPVKDTDAKQAKQEATVNGNGDSSASNGSGVQEGKSQEPANQSAPVKSSA, from the exons ATGCCGGAAGAAACGCCTACCGCCTCTAGCTCTGAGAG TGTGGAGGAGAAGCCGTGCTCATCAGCAGCTGTAGCAGACAG CTCTGTTGATGTCATGGAGGAGGCGAAGAAACTGATTGGCACAGGGAACAGGCATCTAGTGATGGGAGATGTTGTTTCTGctgtcagtgttttccaggATGCCTGCGGCATGCT GGCTGCAAAGTATGGTGACACTGCAGAGGAGTGTGGTGAGGCTTTCTTCCTTTGTGGGAAGTCCCTCCTGGAACTTGCTAG GATGGAGAACAGTGTCCTTGGTAATGCCCTGGAGGGAATCCCAGAAGAgtctgaggaagaggagcagccTGACAACTCAAATATTGAGAGTGCCAACAATCTTGATG AAAAAGCTAGAGATGAGCTACGAAAGCAGGTGTATGAGGCAATGGCTGCGGAGCAAAAGACTGAGCCAGTTGGCAGCCATATTAAAGCCGAAGATCCAATGAGCATTGCagacatgaaaaaagaaaatggtgtGAAGTCCCAGGGCGAAGCTGTGACTGGATCAGAGAATCCCTCAGATTCTATTGTGAACTTGGAAGAGGGGAACTCAGGCCAGGAGGCTGATGTGAATGGAGCTGAGCTGAGCCCAGCTGCTCTTGTGAACATTAAGGTGGAAAGTCCTGCTAGTTCTTCTGAAAAGGAAACTGTaagagaggagaagatggaAGATACAAAAGAGCAGAATGGCGATGTGACTGAGGCAAAGccagaggaaggaaaagatgaGCAGTCTGAGCCAGAGGCTGAGCAGGACAAGGAGGAATCAGAGGGCA atgacgatgatgatgatgaagaagatgaagacgatgaggatgaagagaaaAATGGACAGGATAAA GAAGAGGATGAAGTTGGCAACCTGCAGTTGGCATGGGAGATGCTGGAAGTGGCTAAAGTCATCTACACAAG AAAGGAAAGCAAAGATGGCCAGCTGATGGCAGCCCAAGCCTATCTGAAGCTTGGAGAAGTCAGTGCTGAATCAG GTAACTACCCTCAGGCGCTGGAAGACTTCCAGGAGTGTCTCGCCCTGCAGCTGAAGCATTTGCCTTCCCACAGTCGTCTTCTGGCTGAGACCCACTACCACGTCGCCACCACACTGTGCTACATGGATCAGTACAGCCAGGCCATCCAGCACTACAACAGCTCCATAAAAGTCATTGAGACACGCCTGG CCATGTTGCAGGAGGTGATAGATGCGGCAGAGGAAGCAGATGCTGCATCTGAGGAGAAGAATGAGATGGAAGAGCTAAAGCAGCTTCTGCCTGAAATCAGGGAAAAAGTGGAAGATGCTAAAGAAAGCCAGAGAACAGCCAGCGCTGCCTCCCAGGCTATCCAACAAACACTA GGTGGTGCCTCAACCTCATCAGCATTCCTATGTGAAAATGGGGGCCCTTCATCATCCTCAGCATTTGCAACAGCTACCCAG ATTCCTGTTAAATCATCTGACAGTGCATCGTCTTCCAAAGCAGTCTCAGACATTTCTCATCTCGTCAGGAAAAAG aggaaaccagaggaggAGAGCCCAGTAAAGGACACTGATGCTAAACAAGCGAAACAGGAAGCTACAGTTAATGGCAACGGTGACTCTAGTGCCAGCAACGGCAGTGGAGTCCAGGAAGGAAAATCGCAGGAG CCTGCTAACCAGTCAGCCCCCGTCAAGTCTTCAGCATGA
- the nasp gene encoding nuclear autoantigenic sperm protein isoform X1, whose amino-acid sequence MPEETPTASSSESVEEKPCSSAAVADSSVDVMEEAKKLIGTGNRHLVMGDVVSAVSVFQDACGMLAAKYGDTAEECGEAFFLCGKSLLELARMENSVLGNALEGIPEESEEEEQPDNSNIESANNLDDDDDDDEEDEDDEDEEKNGQDKEEDEVGNLQLAWEMLEVAKVIYTRKESKDGQLMAAQAYLKLGEVSAESGNYPQALEDFQECLALQLKHLPSHSRLLAETHYHVATTLCYMDQYSQAIQHYNSSIKVIETRLAMLQEVIDAAEEADAASEEKNEMEELKQLLPEIREKVEDAKESQRTASAASQAIQQTLGGASTSSAFLCENGGPSSSSAFATATQIPVKSSDSASSSKAVSDISHLVRKKRKPEEESPVKDTDAKQAKQEATVNGNGDSSASNGSGVQEGKSQEPANQSAPVKSSA is encoded by the exons ATGCCGGAAGAAACGCCTACCGCCTCTAGCTCTGAGAG TGTGGAGGAGAAGCCGTGCTCATCAGCAGCTGTAGCAGACAG CTCTGTTGATGTCATGGAGGAGGCGAAGAAACTGATTGGCACAGGGAACAGGCATCTAGTGATGGGAGATGTTGTTTCTGctgtcagtgttttccaggATGCCTGCGGCATGCT GGCTGCAAAGTATGGTGACACTGCAGAGGAGTGTGGTGAGGCTTTCTTCCTTTGTGGGAAGTCCCTCCTGGAACTTGCTAG GATGGAGAACAGTGTCCTTGGTAATGCCCTGGAGGGAATCCCAGAAGAgtctgaggaagaggagcagccTGACAACTCAAATATTGAGAGTGCCAACAATCTTGATG atgacgatgatgatgatgaagaagatgaagacgatgaggatgaagagaaaAATGGACAGGATAAA GAAGAGGATGAAGTTGGCAACCTGCAGTTGGCATGGGAGATGCTGGAAGTGGCTAAAGTCATCTACACAAG AAAGGAAAGCAAAGATGGCCAGCTGATGGCAGCCCAAGCCTATCTGAAGCTTGGAGAAGTCAGTGCTGAATCAG GTAACTACCCTCAGGCGCTGGAAGACTTCCAGGAGTGTCTCGCCCTGCAGCTGAAGCATTTGCCTTCCCACAGTCGTCTTCTGGCTGAGACCCACTACCACGTCGCCACCACACTGTGCTACATGGATCAGTACAGCCAGGCCATCCAGCACTACAACAGCTCCATAAAAGTCATTGAGACACGCCTGG CCATGTTGCAGGAGGTGATAGATGCGGCAGAGGAAGCAGATGCTGCATCTGAGGAGAAGAATGAGATGGAAGAGCTAAAGCAGCTTCTGCCTGAAATCAGGGAAAAAGTGGAAGATGCTAAAGAAAGCCAGAGAACAGCCAGCGCTGCCTCCCAGGCTATCCAACAAACACTA GGTGGTGCCTCAACCTCATCAGCATTCCTATGTGAAAATGGGGGCCCTTCATCATCCTCAGCATTTGCAACAGCTACCCAG ATTCCTGTTAAATCATCTGACAGTGCATCGTCTTCCAAAGCAGTCTCAGACATTTCTCATCTCGTCAGGAAAAAG aggaaaccagaggaggAGAGCCCAGTAAAGGACACTGATGCTAAACAAGCGAAACAGGAAGCTACAGTTAATGGCAACGGTGACTCTAGTGCCAGCAACGGCAGTGGAGTCCAGGAAGGAAAATCGCAGGAG CCTGCTAACCAGTCAGCCCCCGTCAAGTCTTCAGCATGA